CGACCGCATCGCATTCCTGCAAGCGGTGTCCGGCGCGGCGGCGGTGAGCATCGAGAGCCAGCGCCTGCAAGCACGGCAGAAACAGCTGCTCGATGCCTTCATTCAACTGCTGGCCGGCGCCATCGATGCCAAGAGCCCTTACACCGGTGGCCATTGCCAGCGCGTGCCGGAACTGACCCTGATGCTTGCCCACGCCGCGGCGGCGAGCGAAGCCCCGGCCTTCAGCGACTACCAGCCCAGTGAGGATGAATGGGAAGCCTTGCACATCGCCGCGTGGCTGCACGACTGCGGCAAGGTCACGACGCCGGAATACGTCGTCGACAAAGCCACCAAACTGGAAACCCTGAACGACCGCATTCACGAAATCCGTACCCGCTTCGAAGTGCTCAAGCGCGATGCCTGGATCAGCTACTGGCAAGCTATGGCCATGGGCGGCGAGGAGTTCCATCTGGCGCACCTGCGCGACACGACGCTGGCGTCTCTGGATGACGATTTCAGTTTCGTCGCCCGCTGCAACCTGGGCAGTGAGGCCATGGCTGAAGCCGACCTGCAGCGTCTTGAGGGCATTGCGCAGCGCACCTGGACCCGCACGCTGGATGATCGGCTGGGCGTGTCCTGGGAAGAAAACCGACGCCAGGCACGAACACCGGCACCGATCCTGCCGGTCAGCGAAAAGTTACTGTCCGACAAGCCTGAGCACCTGCTTGAGCGCGCCGACAGCGAGCTGATTCCGGAAGACAATCCATGGGGGTTCAAACTCGATGTCCCGCGCTACAAATACAACCGCGGCGAGCTGTACAACCTGAGCATTACTCGCGGCACGCTGACACGCGAGGAGCGTTACATCATCAATCACCACATGGTGCAGACGATCCTGATGCTCAGCCATCTGCCCTTCCCCGGGCATTTGAACAACGTGGCGGAAATCGCCGGCGGCCATCACGAAAAAATGGACGGCACCGGTTACCCGAAACGCTTGAAACGCGAGGAAATGAGCCTGCCGGCACGGATGATGGCGATTGCCGACATCTTCGAAGCGCTGACCGCCGCCGACCGCCCGTACAAAAAGGCCAAGACCCTCAGCGAGGCGCTGGGGATCATGGCCACCATGTGCCGCGAGGCGCATATCGATGCCGAGCTGTTCGGCCTGTTCATTCGCGAAGGCCTTTATCTGCAATACGCCAGTCGGTTCCTCGAACCACAACAGATCGATGCGGTCGATCCCGCCGGCGTGCTGCGCAAGGCCGGTCTTGCGGCGTGATCAGCAGTCGGTCAGGCGCAGGAAGATTGCTGCCAGTCGTTCGATTCCGGCCTGATCGTCTGCGCCGAAACGCGAAAGCTTCGGGCTGTCGAGGTCGAGCACACCGATCAGGCGACCGTCCTTGACCAACGGCACCACCAGTTCGCTGTTCGACGCACTGTCACAGGCGATGTGGCCGGGGAACGCGTGAACGTCTTCGACCCGTTGTGTTTGCAGACTGGCCGCCGCCGCGCCACACACCCCGCGACCGAACGGAATACGCACGCAGGCGATCTGACCCTGGAACGGGCCGAGCACCAGTTCTTCATTGCGATTGAGGTAGAAGCCGGCCCAGTTCAGATCATCGAGCTGGTTGAACAGGAACGCCGAAAACTGCGCGGCATTGGCGATGAAATCGCGCTCGTCCGCCAGCAGCGACTCCAGTTGCGCGGCCAACATGCCATAGCCTTCGAGGCCCTGGCCGCTCTGTTGCAAATCAATCATGCCTTGTGCTCCAGCAATTTCAGTCCCACCCAGTAACGGGCGAATTGGTACGCGCAACGTCCGTTGCGGTTGCCACGGCCGGTCGCCCAGCGCACGGCGAGAATGTCCAGTTGTTCGTCGCGCTGCCAGGTCAGGCCAGCCTTGGCGGCCAGTTGCCCGATCCAGTGTTCGACGACATTGAGGAAATGTTCCTGGGTAAACGGATAGAACGACAGCCACAGGCCAAAGCGATCCGACAGGGCAATCTTGTCTTCCACCGCTTCGCTCGGATGCAGCTCGCCGTCGACGCGCTTCCAGTTTTCGTTGTCGCTTTCCTTTTCCGGCACCAGATGGCGACGGTTTGAGGTCGCGTACAGCAACACGTTGTCCGGCGCCTGTTCCAACGAGCCATCCAGCACGCTTTTCAGCACGCGGTAATCGCCTTCGCCGGATTCGAACGACAGGTCATCACAGAACAGCACGAAACGCTGCGGCAACTTGGCAATCTGCTCCACCACACGTGGCAGGTCGGCCAGGTGATCGCGCTCGATCTCGATCAGACGCAGGCCGGCCTTGGCGTGTTCGGCCAGCAACGCCCGCACCAGCGAGGACTTACCGGTCCCGCGTGAACCCCAGAGCAACGCATGGTTGGCCGGCATGCCGTCGAGGAACTGTTGGGTATTTCGGCCCAGTTGCTCCAGTTGCCGATCGACACCGATCAGGTCCGACAGGCGCATGTCGAGGCTGACTTCCAGCGGCAGCAGATAGCCGCTGCGACCGTCACGCTGCCAGCGTGCAGCCAGGCAAGTGCCCCAGTCGATGACCGGGCGTGGCGCCGGCAGCAGCGGTTCGATCCGCGCCAGAACCGACTCGGCGCGCTCAAGAAAAGCATTCAATCGGGAATCCACGTCTTCTCCTCGGGCTGGTTCACAGTAATGATGGCGATACAGCGACGACCGATAGCGTTCGACACCCGGCCCGGCCCTTGTTACAAGGCGATGCGGGAACTCCGGTATCCATGCATGATCGACTATGCTTGAGCAGCGAAGGGAAACGTAAGTGGTTCAACACCCCATGGATATCAAATTCACCCACCGGCTGTCATACAAACAGGCCCGGCTTACCGTGCTGGTCGGGTTCATTCTGGGCACGCTGCTCAGCCTGCTGCAAATCGGCATCGATTATGCCAGTGAAGACGCCTCCATCAACCGTGAAATCCTGTCTTTGCTGGAAATCAGCCATAACCCGGCCTCGCGCATCGCCTACAACATCGATGCCGAGCTGGCCCAGGAACTCACGCTGGGCCTGCTACGCTCGCCGGCCATCATTTCCGCGCAACTGACCGACAACAATCAGACGGTGCTGGCCAGCGTCAAACGCCCGGAACTGCAAAGCGGCTATCGGTTGATCAGCGACTTTCTGTTCGGCGCCAAACGCGAATTCGAAGACCGGCTCTATCTCGACCACTTGCCCAACGAATCCCTAGGCACGTTAAGCCTGGAAGTGGACACCTATGCCTTCGGCAGCCGCTTCTTGCGCCGGGCCGAAATCACGCTGCTCAACGGGTTTGCCCGCAGCCTGATCCTGACCGGCATCCTGCTGGCGCTGTTCTATGTGATGCTGACCAAACCACTGGTGCGGGTGATCCGTGAACTCAGCGGGCGCGATCCGCGCAGCGCCGAACCGACCACTCTGGAATGCCCTGGCGGACACGCCAACGACGAGATCGGCGTGCTGGTCAAGGTCGCCAACCAGCAGTTCGAGAACATCGCCACGGAAATCCAGCAGCGGCGCACCGCAGAAAACCGCCTTACTGACTACCTCGCTCAACTCGAAGATATCGTGTCGGCACGCACCGCCGAACTGAAGGCCATCAACGCCCGCCTCAGCCAGTCCAACGAGGAACTGGAGGTCGCCCGCAGCACGGCGCTGGACATGGCCGAGGCGCGCTCGGCGTTCCTTGCCAACATGAGCCACGAGATTCGCACTCCGCTCAACGGCCTGCTGGGCATGATCGCGCTGTCCCTCGACGGTCCGCTCAATGGCGAACAACAGCAGCAACTGTCGATTGCCCACGACTCGGGCAAGGTGCTGGTGGAGTTGCTCAACGATATTCTCGACCTGTCGAAATTCGATGCCGGGCAACTGGAGCTCGAGCACATCCCCTTCGACCTCGGTTCGCTCGTTGAAGACACCGCCAACCTGCTGTCACAGAACGCGGCGCCAAGCGTCGAACTGACGTGTCTGATCGATCCGCACTTCCCGGCGCTGGTGCTCGGCGACCCGACCCGGGTCAGGCAGATTGTCAGCAACCTGCTGTCCAACGCCCTGAAGTTCACCCGCTTCGGACGGGTCGATGTGCGTTTGTCGACCTGGAAGGACGGCGTGCGCATCGAAGTCTGCGATACCGGCATCGGCATTGCCCAGGAAGCCCAGGTGAAGATTTTCCAGCCGTTCACCCAGGCCGGGGCCGGTATCACTCGCCAGTACGGTGGCACCGGACTGGGCCTGGCGCTGACCTACAACCTGTGCGAAGCCATGGAGGGGCGCCTGACGATCAGCTCCGAAGTCGGTTTCGGCAGCCAGTTCTGTGCCGAACTGCCTCTGCCCTGCCACACCCGCGCGGTCATTCCGGCGCAACTGCATGGCAGCGTGCTTGCCATCACCACAGCGGCCAGCGGACTGTCAGAACTGTTGAGCAGTCTGTTGCCGGTCTGGGGCCTGTCGTACGAACAGCGCACGATTGAAGCGTCACTGCTCGGCCCATCACCGGACATCATCATCACCGATTGCCCCGAATGCCTGTTCGGCCTGCGGCCGACCATGACCGCACCGATTCTGCTGGTGACCGCCTACGGCAGTTTCCTGCCGGGCGAAGAAGCCGCCGCCCTCGCCCCGCTGCAACAGCAGGCTCGCCCTTTGGCGCGCAATGCGCTGTATCAGAATCTGCGCAGAACCCTGCAACCGGACATCACCACCATCGACCGCGGGCGGCTTGAAAGTTTGCCTTCACAGCGTCGCGGTCGGGTGTTGCTGGTGGAAGACAATCCGGTCAACCAACTGGTGGCCAAAGGCATGCTCAGTAAACTTGGTTGCGAAGTGGTAGTGGCGGCCCATGGCGCAGAAGCACTGGATCAACTGGAACACCACGAATTCGATCTGGTGCTGATGGATTGCAACATGCCGGTGATGGACGGTTACGAAGCGAGCCGGCAGATCCGCCAGAGCGGTCGCTGGCCGCACTTGCCGATCGTGGCGTTGACGGCCAACGCCATGTCCGAGGAGCGTGAGCGCTGCCGGGCGGCGGGCATGAGCGATTACCTGGCCAAGCCCTTCCGCCGCGAAGAACTGGCCGCGCTGCTGGATCAGTGGATACCGACTACGACAGCGCTTTGATTTGCCCCAGCAGATGATCAAGCCCGGTGCGCAGCTCGTTGAGCCGATCCAGATCCACGCCGCTGTCGCACAGCAACCGGTCCTTCAACGGCCCGACCTGCTCGCGCAGTGCCAGCCCTTGGGACGTGAGGCTCAGGTGAACCTCACGCTCGTCCCGCGCCGAGCGTTGGCGCTGCACCAGTTGCAGTTGCTCCAGACGCTTGAGCAGCGGCGTCAGCGTCCCGGAATCCAGCGCCAGACGCTCGCCCAGCGCCTTGACCGTCGGTTGCTCCGGTGCCGTTTCCTGCCATTCCCACAACACCAGCATCGCCAGATATTGCGGGTAAGTCAGCCCGAGCTGATCGAGCATCGGCTTGTAGGCACGAATCACCGCCCGGGACGCGGCGTACAGCTTGAAGCACAACTGACTGTCGAGCTTCAGCGCATCGGCTGACAGTTCGTTCATTTGAGCAGGGCTTCGATCTCGCGGCTCAGGTCCTGCGGCTTGGTGGCCGGGGCGAAGCGCTTGACCAACTGGCCGTCCTTGCCGATCAGGAATTTGGTGAAGTTCCACTTGATGCCCTGGGAACCCAGTACGCCCGGTGCGCGTTTCTTCAGTTGCACGAACAGCGGATGCGCACCGGTGCCGTTGACTTCGATCTTCTTGAACAGCGGGAAGCTGACGCCGTAATTGAGCTCGCAGAACTCGCTGATCGCACCCTCGTTGCCGGGTTCCT
This genomic window from Pseudomonas kribbensis contains:
- a CDS encoding GAF domain-containing protein, with product MIDLQQSGQGLEGYGMLAAQLESLLADERDFIANAAQFSAFLFNQLDDLNWAGFYLNRNEELVLGPFQGQIACVRIPFGRGVCGAAAASLQTQRVEDVHAFPGHIACDSASNSELVVPLVKDGRLIGVLDLDSPKLSRFGADDQAGIERLAAIFLRLTDC
- a CDS encoding ATP-binding protein encodes the protein MDSRLNAFLERAESVLARIEPLLPAPRPVIDWGTCLAARWQRDGRSGYLLPLEVSLDMRLSDLIGVDRQLEQLGRNTQQFLDGMPANHALLWGSRGTGKSSLVRALLAEHAKAGLRLIEIERDHLADLPRVVEQIAKLPQRFVLFCDDLSFESGEGDYRVLKSVLDGSLEQAPDNVLLYATSNRRHLVPEKESDNENWKRVDGELHPSEAVEDKIALSDRFGLWLSFYPFTQEHFLNVVEHWIGQLAAKAGLTWQRDEQLDILAVRWATGRGNRNGRCAYQFARYWVGLKLLEHKA
- a CDS encoding hybrid sensor histidine kinase/response regulator gives rise to the protein MDIKFTHRLSYKQARLTVLVGFILGTLLSLLQIGIDYASEDASINREILSLLEISHNPASRIAYNIDAELAQELTLGLLRSPAIISAQLTDNNQTVLASVKRPELQSGYRLISDFLFGAKREFEDRLYLDHLPNESLGTLSLEVDTYAFGSRFLRRAEITLLNGFARSLILTGILLALFYVMLTKPLVRVIRELSGRDPRSAEPTTLECPGGHANDEIGVLVKVANQQFENIATEIQQRRTAENRLTDYLAQLEDIVSARTAELKAINARLSQSNEELEVARSTALDMAEARSAFLANMSHEIRTPLNGLLGMIALSLDGPLNGEQQQQLSIAHDSGKVLVELLNDILDLSKFDAGQLELEHIPFDLGSLVEDTANLLSQNAAPSVELTCLIDPHFPALVLGDPTRVRQIVSNLLSNALKFTRFGRVDVRLSTWKDGVRIEVCDTGIGIAQEAQVKIFQPFTQAGAGITRQYGGTGLGLALTYNLCEAMEGRLTISSEVGFGSQFCAELPLPCHTRAVIPAQLHGSVLAITTAASGLSELLSSLLPVWGLSYEQRTIEASLLGPSPDIIITDCPECLFGLRPTMTAPILLVTAYGSFLPGEEAAALAPLQQQARPLARNALYQNLRRTLQPDITTIDRGRLESLPSQRRGRVLLVEDNPVNQLVAKGMLSKLGCEVVVAAHGAEALDQLEHHEFDLVLMDCNMPVMDGYEASRQIRQSGRWPHLPIVALTANAMSEERERCRAAGMSDYLAKPFRREELAALLDQWIPTTTAL
- a CDS encoding MarR family winged helix-turn-helix transcriptional regulator, which produces MNELSADALKLDSQLCFKLYAASRAVIRAYKPMLDQLGLTYPQYLAMLVLWEWQETAPEQPTVKALGERLALDSGTLTPLLKRLEQLQLVQRQRSARDEREVHLSLTSQGLALREQVGPLKDRLLCDSGVDLDRLNELRTGLDHLLGQIKALS
- a CDS encoding glutathione peroxidase; translated protein: MSDNLLTIPCTTIKGEQKTLADFAGKAVLVVNTASKCGFTPQYKGLEELWQTYKDQGLVVLGFPCNQFGKQEPGNEGAISEFCELNYGVSFPLFKKIEVNGTGAHPLFVQLKKRAPGVLGSQGIKWNFTKFLIGKDGQLVKRFAPATKPQDLSREIEALLK